Part of the Rhodohalobacter sp. 614A genome is shown below.
CTCAGCCAGAGATTCAGATCTTATTATGTTGATAAATATGGTCCTTTCTTTAGAGAGAATCTGACATTGAATCTGGCTGTAATTCAACACTATTTTGAAAGATTTCGCCAGTACCAAACCGGTAAACTCATCCACCACACTTATGACTGTGATCTCTTTTTGCCGTATGGAAATGAAACCTATATCCAAACAACTTTCAATGCTTCTACCGAAGAACTTTACAGGTACAAAAATGAAAGCATTCATCATCAACTCTATGAAAAATTTACCGGGGGGAAAATCTCCAGTCCGGACTTTACAACCGGTGTTCATTGGGATGCAAATAATATTCAGAAGATTAAGTATCAGATAGAAAGAAAAGTTTTACAGCCCAGGTTTAAACCTGATGTTAAATATACTTCTAAAATCAGAGCAGAGTTTTTTAACACGAATCTCGACTATTTCAGAGAGATCGTTCGCTCATCATCCGATTCTGATATTTGGCATTTTTTTGACCGTAAACAGATCGAATCACTATTGAAACCCGGCGATGAGTCACACTTGGGGAATATGAAAGTTATTTTCAGAATTATTCCGCTGCTCAAGAGAGATTTTTCTTTTCATAAATAGTTGAAATCAATATTCATGAAAAGAAGTTAATTGGTTACATTTGTGAATTGTACATCCTATTTCATTTCTAATGAATTAAAACGCATTGTTTATTAATGGAGCCAACCGGTTTATTTGTTCTCGTTCTTGTACTGATTGCTTTAGTATTATTGGTCATCAAAAACTATCCGGCGGATGCAGTTTTTATCGGTTTGCTGACCGTTATTGTTGTTTCAGGTATTGTAACCCCGGCGCAGGCACTGGTAGGCTTTTCAAATGAAGGGATGTTAACCATTGGGGCTCTGTATGTCGTTGCAACAGGCCTCAGGGAAACCGGTGGTGTGCAAGTGATTGTAAAAAGACTTCTTGGCACGCCACGCCAACTTTGGAGAGTACAGGCTAAAATATTTGGTCCGGTATTGGCTCTAAGTGCCTTTTTGAACAATACACCCATTGTTGCAACATTTATACCCGCACTTCAGGAATGGGGTGGAAAATTCAGAGTGCCCGTTTCTAAATTATTGATTCCATTGAGTTATGCCGCCATTTTGGGCGGTACCTGTACACTGATCGGCACCAGTACGAACCTCATCATCAACGGACTTTTATTGAGCGAAGTAGGTATACCTCTCGGAATGTTTGAGCCTGCATATGTAGGGATTCCGGTAGCTGTCGTTGGATTTATTTATATGATGACAGTGGGCCGGCAACTGCTGCCGGATACACAATCTGCACTTGCTACTTTCGAAGACACACGAAAATATACCATCGAAATGATTGTAGGGGATGAAAGCCCATTAATTGGCCAGTCAATTGAGCAGGCCGGGTTACGTCAGTTGCCAGGGCTATTTGTGGCAGAAGTTGTAAGAGACGGAACAATTCTTGCGGCCGTGGAACCTGATGAGGTACTGGAGAAAGACGATAGAATTATTTTTACAGGCCTTGTGGATTCTATTGTAGATTTACAGCGGATTCAGGGATTAATTCCCGCTACAACGCAGGTTTTCAAGCTTGAAACACCGAGAAGAGAACGTCACCTTGTTGAAGCTGTGGTTTCACCTTCAAATCCTCTCAATGGAAAAACCATTAAGGAAGGAAAATTCAGAAATCAGTTTGGAGCCGTTGTTCTAGCCGTATCCAGAAGAGGTGAGCGGATTAATAAAAAAGTAGGGGAGATTCGGCTGCGAACCGGTGATATTTTGCTACTTGAAACCCCCCGTGATTTTTCAGAACGATATAAGTATTCAAGTGATTTTCTGCTTGTAAGCACATTGTCTCAAAAAAGAGCTCCTAACTATAAAAAAAGCTGGATTGCCTGGATTATTCTTGGAGGGATGGTGACGCTTGTCACGGCTAATATTCTCACCATGTTACAGGGCTCTTTTCTTGCTGCTGCCCTAATGATTGTTTTTGGTTGTACCCACGTAACCGAGGCGCGCAACAGTATCGATTGGCAGGTGTTGCTTGTAATTGCCGCCGCTTTGGGTATTGGGAATGCATTACAAATTACAGGTATCGCCCAAAATCTTGCCGGTTCATTTATCGGTCTCGCCGGTAATAATCCTTACATGGCTTTAATATCTGTTTATTTTTTAACGTGGATACTAACCGAGATTCTTACAAACAATGCAGCAGCGGTTTTGGTCTTTCCGTTTGCCATGTCGGTCGCTGCAAATCTGGATGTTCATTACATGCCTTTTGTGATGACGGCACTTTTTGCCGCTTCAGCAAGTTTCTCTACTCCCATTGGTTATCAAACCAACCTGATGGTGTATGCCGCTGGCGGGTATAAATTTAGAGATTTTATCAAAGTGGGATTGCCACTAAACTTGTTAGTTGCTATAATCATCATTCTGCTGGTTCCAATTATTTGGCCTTTTTAAAAAGCAGAATAAACAACACGGGATATTGGCTTGAGGAAAATGATGATATTGAAAGATTTCAATCACCAGTGGATGCGTCATCAAGTTATCAATAGAGGTTAATGAATTCATCGCATGACTGGAGAAAGTTCCCTCAGAGAATTTTTTAAAAAGACTGATTGGATCCGGATTGCATGGGTAACAATTATCACAACTCTTTTAATTGCATCGGTTTACATCATTTTTAAAGGCCCGGATCTCGGGAATGACAGTTACAGTTACATACACATGTATGTCTTTCGTCCGCCCGGTTACCCTCTTTTTTTGGCCTTTCTGAGACTTTTTACGGATCACTCTTTATGGTTAGCTGTGATTCTGCAAACTTTTTTTAATGCTGCCGTATTTATCTTTTTTATTCGATATATCTGTAAAGAATTTGGAATTCATCCGGTACTCTCACTGCTGATTTTGCCATTTATTGTTTATTACTTCGTATCAATGGTAGAGCCTCAAAAAATTTTGACGGAGTCCATTGCCTTTCCACTGTTTTTGCTTCTGTCTGTTTATTTCATCAAAGGTGTCATCCATAAAAACATGAAGGGGTTAATAATTGCCCTGGGAATCAACGTAATTCTGGTATTAATCAGGGGACAGTTTTTATTTGTATTCCCGCTGGTAGCACTCGCCGGCTGTTATGTAATTATTTGGAATCGGACCTATCAGAATGCAAAATATATTGCCTTGTTTTTTGCAGTTGTGGTGATTTTATACGGTTCGGTGGGATTGATCAACAGAACTTATCATCATATAGTGCATGATACATTTTCTGATACGCAATCGTATTTAAGCTTCGTTCGGAACGCTTTTTATATTTCTGAAGAAGATGACTATTTACTTTTTGAAGATGAATTTCAACAGGAATTACATCGGGAAATGTATGATACGCTTTATAGTTCCGGATTGAATGCAGATGCATTTTATGACACGATTAATCCCGCCATCCCTAAACAAGACCGAAGGCGAAGTGATTTAGTCATTCATTTTCATGAAAGCTTGAAAACAATCGCCCAGATACTTTTGGGAGATTTGATAAGAGATAAATATCAAGATTTGAATCAATTTGAGTACGAGCTGGAAAGAGACGAACTGTTGAAAGAGTTTTCGGGAACGTTAATTAAAGAGAATTTCTCACTCTATATGTATCTCGTAGCCTCAGAAATTGTGGTTTACGGGTTCAATGGCAACCGAACGTTCATGCTGACTACAGCCCTGATCTTTATTATTTCCTTCATTGGACTATGGAGGGCTAACAAGTTCAGTGAAATTCTGTTTTTCTTTATCATTGCCCGCGTGTTAAATCTGTTGGTGATGGCTTTGTCTAACAGGGTGTTAGGACGCTACACGATGTATGAAGAGTTTATTCTTCTTTCAGTACTTATGGTGATCTTTATAAAATTCATGATAATTGCCACCAACAAAGAAGAATTCCGGCTAACATCTGAATAACTAATCTTTTTTTACAATTTCATTTTTTTCTAATTCGGAATTTTAAGCTGCTTAAAATACATTAAGCCATCAAATTGTCATGAATCTGATTAATGGGTAAAAAAATTACGCACTAACTAACTACTACACGTGCTATTTTGTAGGAACGGGGTTCATCAATAAGGCAAAAAATATTTTTAAGCATATCAGAATATTACTCAAGTCTTTATGTAATGGAAGAAAAAAACGTTCGCGAGAAAGGCATGTCCGCAAATCCTGATGACCGTAGTGTTTCCATAATTATTCCTGCGTACAATGAAGAGAACGGGGTTGGAAAACAGATTTCAGATCTTCAGGAAGTTATGGACAGATCCGGCTGGGATTATGAAATCATCGTTGTGAATGATGGTTCTACTGATGGCACACTTCAAGAAATAGAAAAGCATGATGTAACCGTTATAAGCTTTCCGCAAAACCGGGGATACGGAGCTTCATTAAAAGCGGGAATTGCCAGATCGAAAGTTGAGAACATTCTGATTACGGATGCAGACGGAACATATCCCACAGAAATTATTCCTGATCTGTTAGAAAAGATAGAAGATTATGACATGGTTGTGGGAGCCAGAATTGGAGAGAATGTTAAAATCCCCTGGGAGAGAAAACCGGCGAAATGGTTTTTGAGGAAACTATCCAGTTACCTGGCCGGGCAAAATATTCCGGATTTGAATTCAGGTCTCCGGGTGATGAAAAAGCCTATTGTTGAACGGTTTCTCCATATTCTTCCGTCTGGTTTTTCTTTTACTACAACCATTACCTTGTCCATGCTTTGC
Proteins encoded:
- a CDS encoding SLC13 family permease produces the protein MEPTGLFVLVLVLIALVLLVIKNYPADAVFIGLLTVIVVSGIVTPAQALVGFSNEGMLTIGALYVVATGLRETGGVQVIVKRLLGTPRQLWRVQAKIFGPVLALSAFLNNTPIVATFIPALQEWGGKFRVPVSKLLIPLSYAAILGGTCTLIGTSTNLIINGLLLSEVGIPLGMFEPAYVGIPVAVVGFIYMMTVGRQLLPDTQSALATFEDTRKYTIEMIVGDESPLIGQSIEQAGLRQLPGLFVAEVVRDGTILAAVEPDEVLEKDDRIIFTGLVDSIVDLQRIQGLIPATTQVFKLETPRRERHLVEAVVSPSNPLNGKTIKEGKFRNQFGAVVLAVSRRGERINKKVGEIRLRTGDILLLETPRDFSERYKYSSDFLLVSTLSQKRAPNYKKSWIAWIILGGMVTLVTANILTMLQGSFLAAALMIVFGCTHVTEARNSIDWQVLLVIAAALGIGNALQITGIAQNLAGSFIGLAGNNPYMALISVYFLTWILTEILTNNAAAVLVFPFAMSVAANLDVHYMPFVMTALFAASASFSTPIGYQTNLMVYAAGGYKFRDFIKVGLPLNLLVAIIIILLVPIIWPF
- a CDS encoding glycosyltransferase family 2 protein, which produces MEEKNVREKGMSANPDDRSVSIIIPAYNEENGVGKQISDLQEVMDRSGWDYEIIVVNDGSTDGTLQEIEKHDVTVISFPQNRGYGASLKAGIARSKVENILITDADGTYPTEIIPDLLEKIEDYDMVVGARIGENVKIPWERKPAKWFLRKLSSYLAGQNIPDLNSGLRVMKKPIVERFLHILPSGFSFTTTITLSMLCNDYLVYYHPIEYAKRTGSSKIKPTDAYHFLFLILRTIIFFNPLKIFLPFGALFFLIGLFKFILIDISIGNFSETSMIGFLAAFIIWAIGLLSDQIARVGLGKA